One part of the Rutidosis leptorrhynchoides isolate AG116_Rl617_1_P2 chromosome 1, CSIRO_AGI_Rlap_v1, whole genome shotgun sequence genome encodes these proteins:
- the LOC139876020 gene encoding hevamine-A-like, whose translation MTFNSSNSLVILALVLVYIVVPSNAGGISIYWGQNGNEGTLADTCATGNYEYVNIAFLWTFGNGRTPKMDLAGHCDPYSNGCTNLSTDIVSCQAKGIKVMLSIGGGIGSYSIASKQDAQNVATYLWDNFLGGESTGIRPLGNASLDGIDFDIEAGGSQHWDDLARYLSAYSTHDKKVYLTAAPQCPYPDAWLGGALQTGLFDYVWVQFYNNPPCQYSANISNLEDGWKQWTSDIPVSKIFLGLPAASEAAGSGFIPINDLTSKVLPLIKSSPNYGGVMLWSKYYDDQTGYSAAIKNDV comes from the coding sequence ATGACATTTAATTCATCAAATTCTCTAGTAATTTTGGCCTTGGTATTAGTATATATAGTAGTACCTTCTAACGCAGGCGGTATCTCAATTTATTGGGGCCAAAATGGAAATGAAGGAACTTTAGCGGACACATGTGCAACAGGAAACTACGAATATGTAAACATAGCCTTTTTATGGACATTTGGCAATGGTCGGACGCCAAAAATGGACTTGGCGGGTCACTGTGATCCATATAGCAACGGCTGCACCAATCTAAGCACTGACATTGTTTCGTGTCAAGCTAAAGGAATAAAAGTGATGTTATCTATAGGAGGCGGGATTGGTAGCTACTCGATTGCATCTAAACAAGACGCTCAAAACGTAGCTACCTACCTTTGGGATAATTTCTTAGGTGGCGAATCGACCGGTATTCGTCCACTTGGCAACGCGTCATTGGACGGAATTGACTTTGACATAGAAGCTGGTGGAAGTCAACACTGGGATGATCTGGCAAGGTATCTTTCGGCGTATAGTACACACGATAAAAAAGTGTACTTAACTGCGGCCCCACAATGTCCTTACCCTGATGCGTGGTTAGGTGGTGCACTTCAAACGGGTCTTTTTGACTATGTTTGGGTTCAGTTTTATAATAATCCGCCTTGTCAATATTCTGCAAATATTAGTAATCTTGAAGACGGTTGGAAACAGTGGACTTCTGATATCCCGGTTTCGAAGATCTTTTTAGGGCTGCCAGCAGCATCTGAAGCAGCCGGAAGCGGGTTTATTCCGATTAACGACCTTACTTCTAAAGTGCTCCCGTTAATTAAGAGCTCTCCGAATTATGGAGGTGTGATGTTGTGGTCCAAGTACTATGATGATCAAACTGGTTATAGCGCAGCCATTAAGAACGATGTATAA